In Aspergillus fumigatus Af293 chromosome 2, whole genome shotgun sequence, a genomic segment contains:
- a CDS encoding cleavage polyadenylation factor subunit MPE1: MSSSVHFKFKSQKEPSRVTFDGTGISVFELKREIINQSRLGDGSDFELSIYNEDTGEEYDDDTTIIPRSTSVIARRLPASRPGKGGAARYVSGKMPVSARGAPRNDATMSTRAISNTSSTVSNSVLELNNAQTEEEKINALFNLQASQWKEQQQEMANATPVPFGRGRGKAVNVPDHPPPPGYLCYRCREKGHWIQACPTNNDPKFDGKYRVKRSTGIPRSLQTKVEKPESLALDGSNEDLRNTGVMVNADGDFVIAKPDKAAWELYQEKAKASSAAAAEAAAAEYSKELQSWGLECPIDKRMFLEPTKTPCCHRTYCNDCITNALIESDFVCPGCATEGVLLDNLSVDDEAVSKIKAFEDEKADSRKDTQKNLTVHDSSSNSKGSDSERTVAGEKGPSSLPSVNDALDSATKKRPADENLPSTDHEGSNLSPSNKKQKADLIAQAGTESTNLQTQDSSNEVSSITHDQSMPFGFGFMNPQNMPTMPFTEAGFMGGGMGFINPLGFPTSGFPNNLNQAWNSLNNPGFDSLQNGIYGSQQSGAMNGYGQANMYSNMGNASMQMMGMSQLAGPIPPNAGFQQGPGVGHFSNQQRTSFSSPFAREEDSPYFRQPVNPQRHQGRHRRIRPSDYREL, translated from the exons ATGTCATCCTCTGTTCACTTCAAGTTCAAGTCTCAAAAAGAGCCTTCAAGGGTAACTTTCGACGGGACCGGTATTTCTGTTTTTGAATTGAAACGTGAAATCATCAATCAGAGTAGATTGGGCGATGGGTCGGATTTTGAATTGTCTATTTACAATGAGGATACAGGCGAAG AgtatgatgatgataccaCAATCATTCCCCGTTCCACTTCTGTTATCGCTCGGAGGTTGCCTGCCTCTCGGCCTGGCAAAGGCGGCGCTGCTCGTTATGTATCTGGGAAAATGCCCGTTAGCGCTCGCGGTGCGCCTCGTAATGATGCTACAATGTCGACCCGAGCTATATCAAATACTAGCAGCACAGTGAGCAACAGCGTTTTAGAGCTCAATAACGCGcagacagaggaggagaagattAATGCTCTTTTCAACCTGCAAGCAAGCCAATGGAAAGAGCAACAACAGGAGATGGCAAA TGCTACACCTGTACCCTTCGGTCGTGGGAGAGGAAAAGCGGTCAATGTTCCTGATCACCCGCCGCCTCCTGGATATCTTTGCTACCGCTGCCGGGAAAAAG GCCATTGGATCCAAGCGTGTCCGACTAACAATGATCCAAAATTCGATGGCAAATACCGAGTGAAGCGATCTACTGGTATACCACGCTCACTCCAAACTAAGGTTGAGAAGCCGGAGTCGTTGGCACTCGATGGGTCGAACGAAGATCTTCGAAATACAGGTGTCATGGTTAATGCTGATGGTGATTTCGTCATTGCGAAGCCAGACAAAGCAGCTTGGGAGTTGTACCAGGAGAAGGccaaagcttcttcagcagcggcagcagaaGCGGCAGCAGCGGAGTACAGCAAAGAATTGCAGTCCTGGGGTTTGGAGTGCCCTATTGATAAACGTATGTTCTTAGAGCCCACTAAGACACCATGCTGCCACCGAACTTACTGCAATGATTGTATTACCAATGCATTGATTGAGAGTGATTTTGTTTGCCCTGGTTGCGCCACAGAAGGTGTTTTGCTTGACAATCTTTcggtggatgatgaggccGTTTCAAAAATCAAAGCCTTTGAGGATGAAAAAGCGGACTCGAGAAAAGATACGCAGAAGAACCTCACAGTGCATGATAGCTCATCCAACAGTAAAGGGTCTGATTCCGAGAGAACAGTCGCTGGGGAGAAGGGGCCATCATCGTTGCCGTCAGTCAACGACGCTCTGGACTCGGCTACGAAGAAAAGACCGGCGGACGAAAATCTCCCGAGCACCGACCATGAAGGGTCAAATTTGAGCCCGTCAAACAAGAAGCAAAAAGCTGATCTGATTGCTCAGGCGGGCACCGAGTCGACCAACCTACAAACTCAGGATTCTTCGAATGAGGTCTCGTCCATAACCCACGACCAGTCAATGCCCTTTGGGTTTGGCTTTATGAATCCGCAAAACATGCCTACAATGCCATTCACTGAGGCTGGGTTCATGGGCGGAGGAATGGGGTTTATAAATCCTTTGGGCTTTCCTACAAGTGGTTTTCCGAATAATTTGAATCAAGCATGGAATTCATTGAATAATCCGGGATTCGACTCCCTTCAGAACGGCATTTATGGTAGTCAACAGAGTGGTGCAATGAATGGCTACGGTCAAGCAAACATGTACTCCAACATGGGAAATGCCTCGATGCAAATGATGGGCATGAGCCAGCTTGCAGGGCCCATTCCTCCAAATGCGGGGTTTCAGCAGGGACCAGGCGTTGGCCACTTCTCAAATCAACAACGGACTTCATTTAGTTCGCCATTcgcgagagaagaagactccCCGTATTTCCGACAACCTGTCAATCCTCAACGACACCAAGGAAGACACCGAAGAATAAGGCCAAGTGATTATCGTGAGTTATAA
- a CDS encoding putative autophagy ubiquitin-activating enzyme ApgG — MQYAPFASDIELPFYTALATLKIDRDKLDDSARKVLGLYEVRSTDAPKNSCRMQIHGNALTSDEAEGSIKNFNTCEEYRDIDKPQMLQQAGQTILDAIEDGSIYLCPSKLSYFMILSFADLKKYKFHYWFAFPALHSTPSWTPVPYSEEIVGDTPVEPINRSPFKALSTLESSTLVEAVQTWSRSVEACQRGFFLARKYPKLDGRPEHDSKEMTKIADGTLVASSQQSAGHNWEIASLASYESGFFDGVPFEDSFICFADPSNYDDAPGWMLRNLLFLIKQRWGLRRAQILRYRDTRCENGRSMVVTMECKGQLVSRPGSFPETVSGAPKVTGWERNSAGKLSGRLVDLTEYLNPKRLADQSVDLNLKLMKWRISPDLDLEKIKRTRCLLLGAGTLGSYVARNLMAWGVTKITFVDNGNVSFSNPVRQSLFNFKDCLEGGARKATRAAQALSEIYPGVETTGHVLSVPMAGHPITDTEKTRKEFGILKALVDDHDVIFLLMDTRESRWLPTVIGKAAGKIVINAALGFDSFVVMRHGVRNDADPTSELGCYFCNDVVAPMNSVRDQTLDQQCTVTRPGVATIASALAVELLISLLQHPQGAAAPAALPGDDRGSHPLGLVPHQIRGFLSSFENISVIGRSYDCCSACSINVVNAYNEQGWEFVMKALNEPGYVEELSGLREVSRNKPLLTYPVFLVFHFPCPRQITQPQPEISGTGHKQGNFS; from the exons ATGCAGTACGCTCCATTTGCCTCGGACATTGAGCTCCCGTTCTACACAGCCCTAGCTACATTGAAGATAGACCGTGACAAACTCGATGACTCTGCTCGCAAAGTATTAGGTCTGTACGAAGTGCGCTCTACGGACGCACCGAAAAATTCTTGTCGGATGCAGATACATGGAAATGCCCTCACCAGCGACGA AGCTGAAGGGTCGATCAAAAATTTTAATACTTGTGAAGAATATCGCGACATCGATAAGCCTCAGATGTTGCAACAAGCCGGGCAAACG ATACTGGATGCCATAGAGGACGGCAGCATCTACCTGTGTCCGTCAAAATTATCCTACTTCATGATACTGTCTTTCGCAGATCTCAAGAAGTATAAGTTTCACTACTGGTTCGCGTTTCCTGCTCTTCATTCAACCCCTTCTTGGACTCCTGTACCATATTCTGAGGAGATCGTCGGTGATACTCCGGTTGAACCGATTAATAGGTCACCTTTCAAGGCCTTATCCACTCTCGAAAGTTCGACTCTTGTGGAAGCAGTGCAGACCTGGTCTCGCAGTGTCGAAGCTTGTCAGCGAGGCTTCTTCCTCGCAAGGAAGTATCCCAAGCTTGATGGCAGACCTGAGCATGATTCCAAGGAGATGACAAAAATAGCAGATGGGACATTGGTGGCGAGTTCACAGCAGAGCGCCGGACACAACTGGGAGATCGCATCTCTAGCAAGTTATGAAAGCGGGTTTTTCGATGGGGTGCCATTCGAGGATAGCTTCATTTGTTTTGCCGATCCCTCGAACTACGATGATGCGCCGGGTTGGATGCTGAGGAATCTACTATTTCTCATCAAGCAACGTTGGGGTCTACGAAGAGCCCAGATTTTGAGGTATCGCGATACACGTTGCGAGAATGGTCGCAGCATGGTAGTCACAATGGAATGCAAAGGTCAGCTGGTGTCACGACCAGGGAGTTTTCCTGAAACAGTGAGCGGTGCGCCCAAAGTAACTGGCTGGGAACGGAATTCAGCGGGAAAGCTGTCAGGAAGATTAGTGGACCTCACAGAGTATCTGAACCCTAAGAG GCTGGCGGATCAGTCCGTTGATCTTAATCTGAAACTTATGAAATGGAGGATCAGCCCGGATCTCgatcttgagaagatcaaacGCACCAGATGTCTCTTACTTGGAGCTGGGACGTTAGGAAGCTATGTTGCTCGAAATTTAATG GCTTGGGGAGTTACGAAGATAACATTTGTGGATAACGGAAACGTATCTTTTTCAAATCCGGTGAGGCAGTCACTTTTTAACTTTAAAGACTGCCTAGAAGGTGGCGCCAGAAAGGCAACTCGAGCTGCGCAAGCCCTATCGGAAATCTACCCTGGTGTTGAGACTACCGGACACGTTCTTTCGGTGCCAATGGCTGGCCATCCTATCACGGACACGGAGAAGACACGAAAAGAGTTCGGTATTCTCAAGGCTCTAGTAGATGACCACGACGTTATTTTCCTTCTAATGGATACGAGAGAATCGCGCTGGCTCCCGACAGTCATTGGTAAGGCGGCAGGTAAGATCGTGATAAACGCAGCGCTTGGATTCGATTCTTTTGTGGTCATGCGACACGGCGTCAGAAACGATGCAGACCCAACATCAGAGCTTGGCTGCTACTTTTGCAATGACGTAGTTGCGCCGATGAAC TCTGTAAGAGATCAGACACTTGATCAACAATGCACCGTCACTCGACCAGGTGTAGCAACAATAGCGTCAGCCTTGGCGGTTGAGCTGCTCATTTCACTCCTACAGCACCCTCAAGGTGCTGCAGCCCCGGCTGCTTTGCCAGGCGATGACCGCGGTTCTCACCCTCTTGGTCTGGTGCCACACCAAATCAGGGGATTTCTTTCGTCCTTCGAAAACATTTCGGTTATAGGAAGAAGCTATGACTGTTGTAGTGCCTGCTCAATAAATGTCGTTAACGCATACAATGAGCAGGGCTGGGAATTTGTGATGAAAGCTTTGAACGAGCCCGGATATGTGGAGGAGTTGAGTGGTCTTAGGGAGGTCAGTCGGAACAAGCCTCTTTTAACCTACCCTGTGTTCCTCGTCTTTCACTTCCCCTGTCCGCGCCAAATCACCCAACCCCAACCGGAAATATCTGGCACTGGCCATAAACAAGGCAATTTCTCTTGA
- a CDS encoding deoxycytidine monophosphate deaminase: MLIGLCGGICSGKHAIADYLIEHQEFKLLELNNKHYPRITDDPEDDLRLQASELSNKRNSEFTFDSVESLLDFATKRWKERWVTTDILDTATIERFLQRPFFLLVSVDAPVSLRWKRFTDRCRRRQLDPPPLERFVIWNDRHLYDKDIGRAYLTDRAQVRLFNSCSSLEELHVALEALNLADERRLRPNWDLYFMQLASLAAQRSNCMKRRVGCVLVRERRVISTGYNGTPRHLTNCNEGGCMKPPESLQLSLILSCCSKRDSHRLGPRCNRGEGGGVGLSTCLCLHAEENALLEAGRERIREGSILYCDTCPCLTCTVKIAQVGISEVVYSQGYNMDQEPRNGLIYLQNSQTISSDLPLISLSGGNDVS, translated from the exons ATGCTGATTGGCTTGTGTGGAG GAATATGCTCAGGCAAGCACGCCATCGCAGATTACCTCATTGAACATCAAGAGTTCAAACTCCTCGAGCTGAACAACAAACACTACCCTCGGATAACTGATgacccagaagacgatcttCGGTTACAAGCTTCGGAACTCAGCAACAAGAGGAATTCGGAATTCACATTCGACAGCGTCGAATCCCTCCTAGACTTTGCAACGaaaagatggaaagagcGCTGGGTCACAACAGATATCTTGGATACTGCGACCATAGAGCGTTTTCTTCAACGACCTTTTTTCCTCCTAGTGAGCGTCGATGCGCCAGTTAGTCTTCGGTGGAAGCGGTTCACAGACAG GTGCCGAAGAAGACAGCtcgatcctcctcctcttgaAAGATTTGTTATATGGAATGATCGGCACCTTTACGATAAAGATATTGGACGTGCTTATCTGACGGATCGTGCGCAAGTGCGATTGTTCAACTCATGCTCTTCTCTGGAGGAGCTGCATGTTGCTCTTGAAGCCCTGAATCTCGCCGACGAGCGACGTCTTCGTCCAAATTGGGACCTGTATTTCATGCAACTAGCTTCACTCGCTGCGCAGAGAAGCAATTGCATGAAGAGAAGAGTGGGCTGTGTGCTCGTTAGGGAACGCCGTGTAATCAGCACCGGATACAACGGGACTCCTCGGCATCTTACCAACTGCAATGAAGGTGGATGTATGAAACCTCCCGAAAGCTTGCAGCTTTCTCTGATCTTATCGTGCTGTTCTAAGAGAGACTCACATCGACTAGGCCCGCGATGCAACcgtggagaaggaggaggtgtTGGCCTATCGACATGTCTTTGCCTTCATGCGGAAGAGAACGCTTTGTTGGAAGCAGGCCGAGAGCGTATACGCGAAGGCTCAATACTCTATTGCGATAC ATGCCCTTGCTTGACGTGTACAGTCAAGATCGCTCAAGTCGGTATATCGGAAGTCGTGTATTCCCAAGGATACAACATGGATCAAGAA CCTCGAAACGGCCTCATCTATCTCCAAAATTCTCAGACCATTTCTTCGGATTTACCCTTGATCAGTCTTTCCGGTGGGAATGATGTCTCATAA
- a CDS encoding imidazoleglycerol-phosphate synthase: MPTVHLLDYVAGNVRSLVNAINKVGFDVEWIKSPADIQNADKLMVPGVGHFGHCLSQLSEGGFLEPIRQHIELGKPFMGICVGLQALFEGSEEDPDTPGLGLIPQRMQKFNADTKSVPHIGWNSAMNTTSERQTFYGLNPNSKYYYVHSFAALYKAGVLENDGWSVATATYGEEEFIGAIARENIFATQFHPEKSGQAGLRTLRAFLNGDKFQPLGTEGLEARKREDGLTRRIIACLDVRTNDAGDLVVTKGDQYDVREKAGVGAGGQVRNLGKPVDMAKRYYEQGADEVTFLNITSFRNCPLVDTPMLEVLRRTSETVFVPLTIGGGIKDTIDPDGTHISALDVATMYFKSGADKVSIGSDAVIAAEEYYRRGEKLTGKTAIETISKAYGNQAVVVSVDPKRVYVTSPDDTEHHTIKTKYPNASGQSYCWYQCTIKGGRESRDIDVRQLVKAVEAMGAGEILLNCIDKDGSNSGFDLELINDVKAASKIPVIASSGAGVPKHFEDVFRYTTTDAALGAGMFHRGEFTVGQVKEHLRNEGFLVRNFESDE; the protein is encoded by the exons ATGCCGACTGTTCACCTGCTTGATTACGTCGCAGGAAATGTTCGATCGTTGGTGAATGCGATCAACAAAGTTGGGTTCGATGTTGAATGGATCAAGTCTCCGGCCGATATCCAAAATGCTGAC AAACTCATGGTGCCCGGTGTTGGCCATTTCGGCCATTGTCTCTCTCAGCTTTCCGAAGGTGGTTTCCTGGAACCGATCAGACAGCATATAGAGCTGGGAAAGCCCTTCATGGGCATATGTGTTGGTCTGCAGGCGCTTTTTGAGGGCTCTGAAGAAGACCCTGACACCCCCGGATTGGGACTGATCCCACAACGAATGCAGAAATTCAACGCTGACACGAAGAGCGTGCCTCACATAGGCTGGAACTCTGCTATGAATACAACCTCGGAGCGTCAAACTTTCTATGGGTTGAACCCGAACAGCAAGTATTACTACGTTCATTCCTTCGCGGCTCTCTACAAGGCAGGCGTATTAGAGAACGACGGCTGGTCAGTTGCTACAGCCACCTACGGTGAAGAAGAATTTATTGGCGCCATCGCTCGGGAAAATATCTTTGCAACTCAATTTCATCCGGAGAAAAGCGGACAAGCGGGACTACGGACTCTCCGTGCGTTCTTGAATGGTGACAAATTCCAGCCATTGGGAACGGAAGGTTTGGAggcaagaaagagggaagacgGGTTGACTCGCAGGATCATCGCCTGTCTTGATGTCCGGACGAATGATGCTGGTGATCTGGTCGTCACGAAAGGTGATCAATACGATGTGCGAGAGAAGGCCGGCGTGGGCGCAGGAGGTCAGGTAAGAAATCTGGGAAAGCCAGTTGACATGGCAAAGAGGTATTACGAACAAGGTGCGGACGAGGTCACCTTCCTCAATATCACGTCTTTTCGGAATTGTCCGCTCGTTGATACCCCAATGCTGGAAGTATTGAGAAGAACATCGGAGACCGTCTTTGTTCCTCTGACAATCGGAGGCGGTATCAAGGACACTATCGATCCTGACGGGACTCACATCTCTGCTCTGGACGTTGCCACAATGTATTTCAAGTCTGGAGCCGATAAAGTCAGCATTGGATCGGATGCAGTCATTGCGGCTGAGGAGTACTATCGTCGCGGCGAAAAACTCACGGGAAAAACTGCCATCGAGACAATTTCGAAGGCTTATGGAAACCAAGCCGTGGTTGTGAGTGTTGATCCCAAGCGAGTTTATGTCACAAGCCCGGATGACACTGAGCACCATACGATCAAAACGAAGTACCCGAACGCCAGCGGCCAGAGTTATTGCTGGTATCAGTGTACAATTAAGGGTGGCAGAGAGAGTCGTGATATTGACGTCCGACAGCTGGTGAAGGCTGTTGAAGCCATGGGTGCTGGCGAAATTCTACTGAACTGTATCGACAAGGATGGAAGTAACAGTGGATTTGACCTGGAGTTAATCAACGATGTCAAGGCTGCTAGCAAGATCCCTGTCATTGCTTCAAGCGGTGCTGGTGTCCCAAAGCATTTTGAAGATGTCTTCCGATATACAACAACCGATGCGGCATTAGGTGCTGGAATG TTCCACCGTGGTGAGTTTACTGTCGGTCAAGTCAAGGAACACCTTCGGAACGAGGGATTTCTAGTCCGCAACTTCGAAAGCGACGAGTGA